ATGTCAGGATCATCGCCGAGGGAGAGGAGGCTGCGCTGAAGGAGTTCGTTCAGGCGATAAACATCCAGGAAAGGATGATCAGGGTTGAGGAGCTTGAGGTGAAATGGGGTGCAGCTACAGGCGAGTTCCAGTACTTCAGGATCCTGAGAGGGGACTGGCAGGAGGAGCTCGGCGAGAGGTTCGATGTCGCGATAAGGCTTCTCCACAGGAGCGTCGAGCTGGGCGAGCAGAATCTGGCGGTGAGCAAGGAGGCTCTGGAAGTCGGCAAGGAGAACCTGTCAATAGGAAGGATGATGCTCGAGAAGCAAGACGCAATGCTCGAGAAGCAGGACCGCATGCTTGAGAAACAGGATCTGATGCTGGAGAAACAGGATCGCATGCTCGAGAAGCAGGACGAGACGATCGAGGAGCTCCGGGGAGTGAGATCCGATCTCAAGGAGCACATGGAGAGGAGGTTCGCCCGGATCGAGGAGGAGATCGCTGAGATCAAGAGGGCGATAAGGGAGCTCGGAGGCAGCTGCGTCTAGACCGCCTGGGGATAGGGAGGTCTCGGCAGGCATCGAAGGCACAGTGGCATCGAGATGGTGTGGTCCAGGATGGGGGCTTGGAATGGGCCGGAGGCAGGCTGTGTGGGATGTAAAGGCTGGCGCGGCAGGAGGGCACATCTGAGCTGAATTGAGCAGGCGCGCAATCTGGCTGCTGGAGGTGAGGAAGCATTATCCCTGAATGCTGTAACTCTGCCGAGGGTTTGGATGGTAAGAAGACGTGCGCCTGCACCCTTCAGCCGGCAATCGTCAGAGCGATCAAGTCGATCGAAGGGCATCGAGGGCTTGGGAGGTAACTACATGAACATCATGCGCATCGCCATCATCGGTGCCGGATGCGCTGGGCTCACAACAGGCGCTGCGCTCGCACATATCGGGCACTGTGTGACATGTATGGAAAGCGACGGCATCAAGCTTGCTGCCCTCGAAGGCGGCAGGTACACGATCCGGGAGCAGGGGGTAGAGGAGTGCCTGATCGATCCAAGCGCGTGATATAGGTCTGGATGATAGGAATGCTGGAATGGAATACGACGGTGAGATGGTTCAGGGAAACTGCAAGATCGATGCTGCCCAAAGGGCGGTTCGCCCGTGGTGTGACTGTGCTTGCCGGAGGCGCAGCACTCGGACAGGCTATCAATGTTATGGTATTTCCTGTTCTCACCCGGCTTTACTCTCCAGAGGATTTTGGAATTTTTGGCGTTTTTTCATCGATACTTGCGATAGCAATTGTAGTTGCCTCTCTGCGATATGAGTATGCCATTATACTTCCAGAAGACGATAGGAAAGCTGCAAACGTCATGACTCTTTGTTTTTTTATATTGATCGGCACAACCCTATGCTCTTGGTCTCTCCTGCAAATGTTGAGAGATCAAATTGTCACATGGACAAATACCCCAGGACTCGGGCAATACTTGTGGCTGATTCCCGTGGGGATGCTAGGAGCTGGGGCATACCAGATCCTGAACTACTGGACCGTTCGGAAGAGAGACTTTGTGCGCATCGGTAGAACTCGACTAACTCGTGGAGTGGGGCGTGCACTCTTCCAGGTTGGCCTGGGTTTTTCAGCCTCTGGCCCGCTGGGTCTCTTAGTGGGCCAGGTGGCAGGTGAGTGCGTTGGAAGCGCATCTCTCGCCTCTGCTGCCCTGAACAGAGATCGCGTAGTTCTTGGAGCCGTCAGCTTGGATGGGATACGCGAGGCCATAGCAAGATACCGGCGATTTCCAATCTTCTCAGGCACAGCTGATCTCATAGATACCCTTGGTCTCAATGCGCCTCAGATTCTCTTTGCGGCATTTTATGGGGCCGATGTAGCTGGCTGGTTCGCTTTGGGGCAGCGTGTGATCGCAGCTCCCTTAAATATCGTGGTGGACTCGGTGTCTCAGGTTTACTTCGGAGAGGCTGCACGGCTCCCACGGGATGATCACAGATCTATGAGGCGGCTATTCCTCAAGCTGACCGGCCGGCTGGCGTTGATGGGAGCGATTCCTGTGGCCTTGATCTGCGCATTGGCGCCCTGGTTTTTTGCTGTCGTCTTCGGGCAGAGCTGGGAGACAGCAGGAAGGTATGTGCAGATACTGGGGGTGATGTTTGCAGTCCGTTTTGCTGTAGTTCCACTGCAGCACACACTTAATATACTCGAACGGCAGGATCTCTATTTTGCTTGGGATAGTGCGAGGCTAGTTATGGTAGTAGGTGCAATGCTCACAGCAAATGCTATGGGATTCTCGCATATCGGGGCGGTTGCAGCGTACAGCGTGGCGATGTCGGCCGCGTATGTTCTTTTCTGGCTTATCGGCTGGAATGCATTGACTGCGAAGAGGGGGATTCAAGAATCAAAAGAGATATAATTGAGGGAGTTTTTTATAGCCAGCAGAGCCTAAGCGCTCGGGTTATATTAGCCTGCATGATGGCATTTTTTTTCCGCGTTATGCTGGATCTATTGTATTATAGTTACGTGACACAAACATATGAAAGCGAGTTTCCACTTTATGCAAACAGCATGCTTCGGTTAGCCGAATCATATGCTATTGCATTTTTATTGGCACTTATGGTCGCTGTATCGCTATATCATAATTGGAGACCGAGTGGCATCGTCGTAGTTTTGTACTTAGTCGTAGTTATGCTACCACTAACCTCTTTGTATGGGCTGGCAGATGCGCCTGCAACTTTTGTATATGAAGCATCTGTAAGCTTTGTCATGCTTTTAGTTACTATTGAACTACTGCCCAAGGTGAGACTGCCACGTCCCGGGCGTGATCTTCTCTTTTTGGGTTTGACTGCAATAATTGGATTATCCGCTTATGTATATGGCTGGCTGGCGCTAACTGGGGGCGCTGAAAGGCTGAGCTTCGATTTTAGTTCAGTATACGAAGTTCGTGCTGAGTATGTCCAAACACGAGGGCCGCTGATGGGATATTTTGTTCCATGGCAGGCAAATATCGTCAACGTAATGCTACTCTGCTATGCATTGTATAAGAAAAATTATTGGCTGCTCAGTTTGGCTTTGGTATTGCAATCGATGTTATTCGGTATGACAGGCCATAAGTCATTCTTCCTTGCTCCGTTACTCGCAAGTGGAGTCTATTTCATCTGGAAAAGGAAAAATGCGATCTCGTATATTTTTTTGGGAGCCT
Above is a genomic segment from Methanothrix sp. containing:
- a CDS encoding acylphosphatase is translated as MKSDKMRGDMHRVEIIAKGDVQRVGYRDAVQSIARRLGISGTVQNVEPYDVRIIAEGEEAALKEFVQAINIQERMIRVEELEVKWGAATGEFQYFRILRGDWQEELGERFDVAIRLLHRSVELGEQNLAVSKEALEVGKENLSIGRMMLEKQDAMLEKQDRMLEKQDLMLEKQDRMLEKQDETIEELRGVRSDLKEHMERRFARIEEEIAEIKRAIRELGGSCV
- a CDS encoding oligosaccharide flippase family protein, which gives rise to MIGMLEWNTTVRWFRETARSMLPKGRFARGVTVLAGGAALGQAINVMVFPVLTRLYSPEDFGIFGVFSSILAIAIVVASLRYEYAIILPEDDRKAANVMTLCFFILIGTTLCSWSLLQMLRDQIVTWTNTPGLGQYLWLIPVGMLGAGAYQILNYWTVRKRDFVRIGRTRLTRGVGRALFQVGLGFSASGPLGLLVGQVAGECVGSASLASAALNRDRVVLGAVSLDGIREAIARYRRFPIFSGTADLIDTLGLNAPQILFAAFYGADVAGWFALGQRVIAAPLNIVVDSVSQVYFGEAARLPRDDHRSMRRLFLKLTGRLALMGAIPVALICALAPWFFAVVFGQSWETAGRYVQILGVMFAVRFAVVPLQHTLNILERQDLYFAWDSARLVMVVGAMLTANAMGFSHIGAVAAYSVAMSAAYVLFWLIGWNALTAKRGIQESKEI